The following are encoded together in the Mesoterricola sediminis genome:
- a CDS encoding serine/threonine-protein kinase codes for MARTLANFPPPLFGDDAPTHLGPAPAGERSGPLPPWISESQGKPGKQIGRFILGPLRGRGGMGLVYQAYDPALRRIVALKLVAGRDPAHLPRFQQEARAQARVDHPNICKVYEVGHIEELPFIAMQYIEGDNLAVLGKDLSLPEKVRIITLAAEALDAAHHAGLIHRDIKPSNIMLERVDGGWRPYLTDFGLAKEEEGAALTLDGKVMGTPSYMAPEQAMGVTGRVDARADVYALGATFYFLLANRPPIQGGDAAQTLAALADGEVPSLRKLVPDLPLDLAVIVHKCLEKEPDRRYASARLLAEDLRRFHQGEPILARSPSLAYVMTKRVRKHWALSLAASVALLLGLGTVGWSLRLQWRARAQADLARQFGEQVKDLEFTLRMAHLLPRHDLSRDLARVRRAMDTIRVQMAAQKGLADAPGAYALGRGHLALGEYREARERLLQAWNLGARGPRVAEALGLTLGELYRRGLAEAAREPVGDARKAMEADLVRLYRDPALEFIRLAGDEPYLKGLLAYYEGRPADAAAFARSALAADPTSFEAFQLQGDAAQAEAETAFQHGDTTGAEAASERARRAYHQAMDIARSHPDVFLADVRRCLLNMRLASRHSTGVDDRALTEALGHLDDALACDPAASGIQLAISQAWSLWGEELRHKGQSPLVANGRALVAAKRAAEGDAGPGPLIAMASLLRANAEYVRYHGGDPTPWIQEGAAIFRRAAELEPGNTTALRGHILLCFVAADDARRKGRDPRPTVEEGLALGQRLVVLQPGLASNHDWMGGLAGAQAEYLLDHAQDPGPWFTRALESFDRALAINPKDVSLLNNIAYYNARKAEWDLQSRRDPGPALARALDLARRGIAENRNPALVYGTFAFACRVQAQWDLQRGRSPLASLHEGLRACRKAEALDRGFYDNPLQAGLLGLVEARWRTAQRQDPGPVLAQALLDLRRARDLNSRHGWETELSYAAGLLQEAEARPGRAAALKAEARAVLAGAAQLDPGLALLKRLRAQAQGA; via the coding sequence GTGGCCCGGACCCTGGCCAACTTCCCACCCCCCCTCTTCGGGGACGACGCGCCGACCCACCTGGGCCCGGCGCCCGCCGGCGAGCGCAGCGGGCCCCTGCCCCCCTGGATCTCCGAGAGCCAGGGCAAGCCGGGGAAGCAGATCGGGCGCTTCATCCTCGGCCCCCTCCGCGGCCGGGGCGGCATGGGCCTCGTCTACCAGGCCTACGACCCGGCCCTGCGGCGCATCGTGGCCCTCAAACTGGTGGCGGGCCGCGACCCCGCCCACCTGCCCCGCTTCCAGCAGGAGGCCCGGGCCCAGGCGCGGGTGGACCATCCCAACATCTGCAAGGTCTACGAGGTCGGCCACATCGAGGAACTGCCCTTCATCGCCATGCAGTACATCGAGGGGGACAACCTCGCCGTGCTGGGCAAGGACCTCAGCCTCCCCGAGAAGGTGCGCATCATCACCCTGGCCGCGGAGGCCCTGGACGCCGCCCACCACGCCGGGCTCATCCACCGGGACATCAAACCCTCGAACATCATGCTGGAGCGGGTGGACGGCGGCTGGCGCCCCTACCTGACCGACTTCGGCCTGGCCAAGGAGGAGGAGGGCGCCGCCCTCACCCTGGACGGCAAAGTGATGGGCACCCCCTCGTACATGGCCCCCGAACAGGCCATGGGGGTCACGGGCCGGGTGGACGCCCGGGCTGATGTCTACGCCCTGGGCGCCACCTTCTACTTCCTCCTGGCCAACCGGCCCCCGATCCAGGGCGGCGACGCGGCCCAGACCCTCGCGGCCCTGGCCGACGGGGAGGTGCCGTCCCTCCGGAAGCTGGTGCCGGACCTGCCCCTGGACCTGGCGGTCATCGTCCACAAGTGCCTGGAGAAGGAGCCCGACCGGCGCTACGCCAGCGCCCGGCTCCTGGCGGAGGACCTGCGCCGCTTCCACCAGGGGGAGCCCATCCTCGCCCGTTCCCCGTCCCTGGCCTACGTCATGACCAAGCGGGTCCGCAAGCACTGGGCCCTCTCCCTCGCGGCCAGCGTGGCCCTCCTCCTGGGCCTGGGCACCGTGGGCTGGAGCCTGCGGCTCCAGTGGCGCGCCCGGGCCCAGGCCGACCTCGCCCGCCAGTTCGGCGAGCAGGTCAAGGACCTGGAGTTCACCCTGCGCATGGCCCACCTGCTGCCCCGCCACGACCTCAGCCGGGACCTGGCCCGGGTGCGCCGGGCCATGGACACCATCCGCGTCCAGATGGCGGCCCAGAAGGGGCTGGCCGACGCCCCCGGCGCCTACGCCCTGGGCCGCGGGCACCTGGCCCTCGGGGAGTACCGGGAAGCGCGCGAACGCCTGCTCCAGGCCTGGAACCTGGGGGCCCGGGGCCCCCGGGTCGCCGAGGCCCTCGGCCTCACCCTCGGCGAACTCTACCGGCGCGGCCTGGCGGAGGCCGCGCGGGAGCCCGTGGGGGACGCCCGGAAGGCCATGGAGGCGGATCTGGTGCGGCTGTACCGGGATCCGGCCCTGGAATTCATCCGGCTGGCCGGCGACGAACCTTACCTCAAGGGCCTCCTGGCCTACTACGAGGGCCGCCCCGCCGACGCCGCGGCCTTCGCCCGGAGCGCCCTCGCGGCGGACCCCACCTCCTTCGAAGCCTTCCAGCTCCAGGGCGACGCCGCCCAGGCGGAGGCGGAGACCGCCTTCCAGCACGGGGACACGACCGGGGCGGAGGCGGCCTCCGAACGCGCGCGGCGCGCCTACCACCAGGCCATGGACATCGCCCGGAGCCATCCCGACGTCTTCCTCGCCGATGTCCGCCGCTGCCTCCTCAACATGCGCCTGGCCAGCCGGCACAGCACCGGCGTGGACGACCGCGCCCTCACCGAGGCTCTCGGCCATCTGGACGACGCCCTGGCCTGCGACCCCGCCGCCTCCGGCATCCAGCTGGCCATCTCCCAGGCCTGGAGCCTCTGGGGCGAGGAGCTGCGGCACAAGGGGCAGTCCCCCCTGGTGGCCAACGGCCGGGCCCTCGTCGCCGCCAAGCGGGCCGCGGAGGGCGACGCCGGCCCCGGCCCCCTCATCGCCATGGCGAGCCTGCTCCGGGCCAACGCCGAGTACGTCCGCTACCACGGCGGCGACCCCACCCCCTGGATCCAGGAAGGCGCCGCCATCTTCCGCCGAGCCGCGGAGCTGGAGCCCGGCAACACCACCGCCCTCCGCGGCCACATCCTCCTGTGCTTCGTCGCCGCCGACGACGCCCGGCGCAAGGGCCGGGACCCCCGGCCGACGGTGGAGGAGGGCCTGGCCCTGGGCCAGCGCCTCGTCGTGCTCCAGCCCGGCCTGGCCAGCAACCACGATTGGATGGGAGGCCTGGCCGGGGCCCAGGCCGAGTATCTCCTGGACCACGCCCAGGATCCCGGCCCGTGGTTCACCCGGGCCCTCGAGAGCTTCGACCGCGCCCTGGCCATCAACCCCAAGGATGTGTCCCTGCTCAACAACATCGCCTACTACAACGCCCGCAAGGCGGAATGGGACCTCCAGTCCAGGCGCGACCCCGGCCCCGCCCTGGCCCGGGCCCTGGACCTCGCCCGCCGGGGCATCGCAGAGAACCGGAACCCGGCCCTGGTGTACGGGACCTTCGCCTTCGCCTGCCGGGTCCAGGCCCAGTGGGACCTCCAGCGGGGACGGAGCCCCCTGGCGAGCCTCCATGAGGGCCTCCGGGCCTGCCGCAAGGCCGAGGCCCTGGACCGGGGCTTCTACGACAACCCCCTCCAGGCCGGGCTCCTGGGCCTCGTCGAGGCCCGCTGGAGGACCGCCCAGCGCCAGGATCCCGGCCCCGTCCTCGCCCAGGCCCTCCTGGACCTCCGCCGGGCCCGGGACCTCAACAGCCGCCACGGCTGGGAGACGGAGCTGAGCTACGCCGCCGGCCTCCTGCAGGAGGCGGAGGCCCGCCCAGGCAGGGCCGCGGCCCTGAAGGCGGAAGCCCGCGCCGTCCTCGCCGGCGCGGCCCAGCTCGATCCCGGCCTGGCCCTCCTGAAGCGCCTCCGCGCCCAGGCCCAGGGGGCCTGA
- a CDS encoding BamA/TamA family outer membrane protein, with protein MSRPALVLLAVPFVGTGLAGAAGERIEWIGGSADDRAFARAAAGLVPGSDRLPDGADLATVLAAIRATDRFRSVTAEGGRIRLEPWPPLAALVWRGDAPAGLRKGLTGLPRKGERVGDARLEALRAQVQERLQAMGWPQAQVAARHEDGGARAVLEVAAGAPQVVRNVELAGRLGPFTREALVAAAQVAPGRTLWCREVEIEVHRRLRKAMVKRRRFEAKVELAWDPQGTLRIQVDAGPEVRLASKGSGLGWTTSIKDMVPLARAERYGPELLDEGERRIVRLLRASGHLDPQVSYVREVVKTGPEGPEEVLVTYTIVPGPKARIASIAFEGNRAVPEADLRKAVELGGLFRPKARPETLDALERRVEALYEGRGYVDIRVRRHIDLKGDQAHVTLRVREGQQRLISALRLELPEDGLGDPWGLAECLPLMFSDKVVLEGGGEIRRYRSDRPAMAGIEGTLSRVPDPGGQVFELRPSRPLPLLKADVFRVYTAIRQQHLVALGVVRPVVRTETAAAPDGTSVVKFIVPPQARETVRRIVVQGADRTRSDAVLRELDFHPGDPLDQERLIGAQGRLGALGAFSRVDASSLAEPQEGQPAPAGPPVPWKPGDLLIRGEERSPWVITNAFGYDSSQGYYLGQGIQRLNVGGMGRTLDLNIRAGDGTINNPTLRDIFRTGKYTRSLDSYTLGYTDPWFAPGALTGILPDRTAFRAEGAYIQEQRYIYNVHRRRVLSSLRWNVSPRVSVEAGYRFERVEVAANVQGIDPGILATIARNPAHAIISSPYLQLVRDTRDNAFDPTSGAFSLARFEAAGQVFGTSPNASFLKLDVRNQWNWALGYKASAGVVSLGLRLGVARPTASTSQDLPLAERFFGGGSGTQRGVQTDYLGPVGHVPLLNADGSTPVNPTLQAIPLGGQGLVVANLEYRFPLIGQTVWAEVFVDSAQVYERLTRSEVDADGGGKRITNFPPLRTSLGIGLIFKIGVPIKVEYAQDLNRLLKRYPSAADQQAAEETQLRNVLISAGFQF; from the coding sequence ATGTCCCGGCCGGCCTTGGTGCTCCTGGCCGTCCCCTTCGTGGGGACCGGCCTGGCTGGGGCGGCGGGTGAACGCATCGAATGGATAGGCGGCAGTGCGGACGATCGAGCTTTCGCCCGCGCTGCCGCCGGCCTCGTACCCGGCAGTGACCGCCTCCCGGACGGGGCCGACCTGGCCACGGTCCTCGCCGCGATCCGGGCCACGGACCGGTTCCGGAGCGTGACCGCCGAGGGGGGCCGCATCCGCCTGGAGCCCTGGCCCCCCCTGGCCGCCCTGGTCTGGCGGGGCGATGCCCCCGCCGGCCTGCGGAAGGGCCTGACCGGCCTGCCCCGCAAGGGGGAGCGGGTCGGGGACGCGCGCCTGGAGGCGCTGCGGGCCCAGGTCCAGGAGCGTCTCCAGGCGATGGGGTGGCCCCAGGCCCAGGTCGCCGCGCGCCACGAGGACGGCGGGGCCCGGGCCGTGCTGGAGGTGGCCGCGGGGGCGCCCCAGGTGGTCCGGAATGTGGAACTCGCGGGCCGGCTCGGGCCCTTCACCCGGGAGGCGCTCGTCGCGGCCGCCCAGGTCGCCCCGGGCCGGACGCTCTGGTGCCGGGAGGTGGAGATCGAGGTCCACCGGCGGCTCCGGAAGGCGATGGTCAAGCGCCGGCGCTTCGAGGCCAAGGTCGAGCTGGCGTGGGATCCCCAGGGAACCCTGCGGATCCAGGTGGACGCGGGCCCCGAGGTGCGGCTCGCCTCCAAGGGGTCCGGCCTGGGCTGGACGACCTCCATCAAGGACATGGTCCCCCTGGCCCGGGCCGAGCGCTACGGACCCGAGCTCCTGGACGAGGGGGAGCGGCGCATCGTGCGCCTCCTGCGCGCCTCGGGCCACCTGGACCCCCAGGTCTCCTACGTGCGGGAGGTGGTCAAAACCGGCCCCGAGGGCCCGGAGGAGGTGCTGGTCACCTACACGATCGTGCCCGGCCCCAAGGCCCGGATCGCGTCGATCGCCTTCGAGGGCAACCGCGCGGTGCCCGAGGCCGACCTCCGCAAGGCCGTCGAGCTGGGCGGGCTCTTCCGGCCCAAGGCGCGGCCCGAGACCCTGGACGCCCTGGAACGCCGGGTGGAGGCCCTCTACGAGGGCCGCGGGTACGTGGACATCCGGGTGCGGCGGCACATCGATCTCAAGGGGGACCAGGCCCACGTGACGCTCCGCGTCCGCGAGGGCCAGCAGCGCCTGATCTCCGCCCTGCGGCTGGAACTGCCGGAGGACGGGCTCGGCGATCCGTGGGGGCTCGCGGAGTGCCTGCCCCTGATGTTCTCCGACAAGGTGGTCCTCGAGGGCGGCGGCGAGATCCGGCGCTACCGGAGCGACCGCCCCGCCATGGCCGGGATCGAGGGCACCCTGAGCCGGGTGCCGGACCCGGGGGGCCAGGTCTTCGAACTGCGGCCCTCCAGGCCGCTGCCCCTGCTCAAGGCCGACGTGTTCCGCGTCTACACCGCCATCCGCCAGCAGCACCTCGTGGCCCTGGGCGTGGTGCGCCCCGTGGTGCGCACCGAGACCGCCGCGGCGCCGGACGGCACGTCGGTGGTGAAGTTCATCGTGCCGCCCCAGGCCCGGGAGACGGTGCGCCGCATCGTGGTCCAGGGGGCGGACCGCACCCGCTCCGACGCCGTCCTGCGCGAACTGGACTTCCACCCCGGCGACCCCCTCGACCAGGAGCGCCTGATCGGGGCCCAGGGCCGCCTGGGCGCCCTCGGCGCCTTCTCCCGGGTGGACGCCTCCAGCCTCGCCGAGCCCCAGGAAGGGCAGCCGGCGCCGGCGGGACCCCCGGTCCCGTGGAAGCCGGGGGACCTCCTCATCCGCGGCGAGGAGCGGTCGCCCTGGGTCATCACCAATGCCTTCGGCTATGACAGCAGCCAGGGCTACTACCTGGGCCAGGGCATCCAGCGGCTGAACGTGGGCGGCATGGGCCGGACCCTGGACCTGAACATCCGCGCGGGCGACGGCACCATCAACAACCCCACCCTCCGGGACATCTTCCGCACGGGCAAGTACACCCGGAGCCTGGATTCGTACACCCTCGGCTATACGGACCCCTGGTTCGCGCCGGGGGCCCTCACGGGCATCCTCCCCGACCGCACGGCCTTCCGGGCCGAGGGCGCCTACATCCAGGAGCAGCGCTACATCTACAACGTGCACCGGCGGCGGGTGCTCTCCAGCCTCCGGTGGAACGTGTCGCCCCGGGTGAGCGTGGAGGCCGGCTACCGGTTCGAGCGGGTGGAGGTGGCGGCCAACGTCCAGGGCATCGATCCGGGCATCCTGGCGACGATCGCCCGCAACCCGGCCCACGCCATCATTTCAAGCCCCTACCTCCAGCTGGTCCGGGATACCCGGGACAACGCCTTCGATCCCACCAGCGGCGCGTTCTCCCTCGCCCGTTTCGAGGCGGCGGGGCAGGTCTTCGGGACCAGCCCCAACGCCAGCTTCCTCAAGCTCGACGTGCGCAACCAGTGGAACTGGGCCCTGGGCTACAAGGCCTCGGCCGGGGTGGTGAGCCTGGGCCTCCGCCTGGGCGTCGCCCGCCCCACGGCCAGCACCTCCCAGGACCTGCCCCTCGCCGAACGCTTCTTCGGCGGCGGCTCGGGCACCCAGCGCGGGGTCCAGACCGACTACCTCGGTCCCGTGGGGCACGTGCCCCTCCTCAACGCGGACGGCAGCACCCCGGTCAACCCCACGCTGCAGGCCATCCCCCTGGGCGGGCAGGGGCTCGTGGTGGCCAACCTGGAATACCGCTTCCCCCTGATCGGGCAGACGGTGTGGGCGGAGGTGTTCGTGGACAGCGCCCAGGTGTACGAGCGCCTGACCCGCTCCGAAGTGGACGCGGACGGCGGCGGCAAGCGCATCACCAACTTCCCCCCCCTGCGCACCTCCCTGGGCATCGGCCTCATCTTCAAGATCGGCGTGCCCATCAAGGTGGAGTACGCCCAGGATCTGAACCGGCTCCTGAAGCGCTACCCGAGCGCGGCCGACCAGCAGGCCGCGGAGGAAACCCAGCTGCGGAACGTCCTGATCTCGGCCGGCTTCCAGTTCTGA
- a CDS encoding STAS domain-containing protein, which yields MNITHRDHQGITIIYPEGKITLGDGDQELGEAVRTALERGSRKVILNLSKVSYLDSSGVGELVGCYTSIKNKGGDLRICGMNARIFNLITMTSLHSVFDVKETEEEALAGF from the coding sequence ATGAACATCACCCACAGAGACCATCAGGGCATCACGATCATCTATCCCGAGGGGAAGATCACCCTCGGCGACGGGGACCAGGAGCTGGGCGAGGCCGTGCGCACCGCCCTCGAGCGCGGCAGCCGCAAGGTCATCCTCAACCTGAGCAAGGTCAGCTACCTGGATTCCTCGGGCGTGGGCGAGCTGGTGGGGTGCTACACCTCCATCAAGAACAAGGGCGGGGACCTGCGCATCTGTGGCATGAACGCGCGCATCTTCAACCTGATCACCATGACCAGCCTTCATTCCGTCTTCGACGTCAAGGAGACCGAAGAGGAAGCCCTGGCCGGTTTCTGA
- the flgB gene encoding flagellar basal body rod protein FlgB, with protein MFDLVSNNPMIQLSARGMTLASQRMGLIASNLANIDTPGYRTRDFDFETAFKAEMDKLDRQFRPSPGQAAEVAGPVDTPPATHPLDITDERNDGNDVHLDRETAALAKTQQIYQFTSNLAQTELRLVLGAIRDAAK; from the coding sequence ATGTTCGACCTCGTCTCCAACAACCCCATGATCCAGCTGAGCGCCCGGGGCATGACCCTGGCCTCCCAGCGCATGGGCCTCATCGCCTCGAACCTGGCCAACATCGACACCCCGGGCTACCGCACCCGGGACTTCGACTTCGAGACCGCCTTCAAGGCGGAGATGGACAAGCTGGATAGGCAGTTCCGTCCCAGTCCTGGCCAGGCCGCCGAAGTGGCGGGCCCTGTCGACACCCCCCCGGCCACCCATCCCCTGGACATCACCGACGAGCGCAACGACGGCAACGACGTCCACCTGGACCGCGAGACCGCGGCCCTGGCCAAGACCCAGCAGATCTACCAGTTCACCTCCAACCTGGCCCAGACCGAGCTCCGGCTCGTCCTGGGCGCCATCCGCGACGCCGCCAAGTAA
- the flgC gene encoding flagellar basal body rod protein FlgC: protein MSTFDAINQIAASGMAAQRLRAQLAASNIANAETTRTPQGGPFRRKDAVFQVADLGTSADGAAFMGVKVASIQASNEPFITKYDPGHPDADASGTVQYPNINPVEEMVNLTEASRGFDANVAVIRAVRTMTLSAQDLLRVT, encoded by the coding sequence ATGAGCACCTTCGACGCCATCAACCAGATCGCCGCCTCCGGCATGGCCGCCCAGCGTCTCCGGGCCCAGCTGGCGGCCTCCAACATCGCCAACGCCGAGACCACCCGCACCCCCCAGGGGGGCCCCTTCCGCCGCAAGGACGCCGTCTTCCAGGTGGCCGACCTGGGCACCTCGGCCGACGGCGCCGCCTTCATGGGGGTCAAAGTTGCCTCCATCCAGGCCTCGAACGAACCCTTCATCACCAAGTACGATCCGGGCCATCCGGACGCCGACGCCAGCGGCACCGTCCAGTACCCCAACATCAATCCGGTGGAGGAAATGGTGAACCTCACCGAGGCGAGCCGGGGCTTCGACGCCAACGTGGCCGTCATCCGGGCCGTCCGGACCATGACACTTTCGGCCCAGGATTTGCTTCGGGTTACCTAG
- the fliE gene encoding flagellar hook-basal body complex protein FliE produces MNPISSSQLPSLDALAQAGTKSQVPGQDGQEGSQFADILKQALQEVNAAQDASTQEARNLISGNSTDMHTAILAVQKADVSFQMMMAVRSKLVSAYQEVMRMQM; encoded by the coding sequence ATGAACCCCATCTCGTCCAGCCAGCTCCCCTCCCTCGACGCCCTCGCCCAGGCCGGGACGAAGTCCCAGGTTCCGGGCCAGGACGGGCAGGAAGGCTCCCAGTTCGCCGACATCCTGAAGCAGGCCCTCCAGGAAGTGAACGCGGCCCAGGACGCCTCCACCCAGGAGGCACGGAACTTGATTAGTGGGAATTCCACTGACATGCACACGGCGATTCTGGCGGTCCAGAAAGCCGATGTCAGCTTCCAGATGATGATGGCCGTTCGCTCCAAGCTGGTCTCGGCTTACCAGGAAGTGATGCGAATGCAAATGTGA
- the fliF gene encoding flagellar basal-body MS-ring/collar protein FliF, translating to MADEPSVTQQFTQALENMTATQKGMVAAICLTALLVLAGLGIFASQETMGVLFSNLPPTDANRIVEELKKQNIKYELSQDQRTVSVPAKRVGDLRLKFAGDGLPQGEGIGFDKLENPGLTTTDFTQKILYRRALEGTLADTIKSLQQVAGATVHITPQNDSPFATEKEEAKASVLLKLKGGRALPDENTQAIVNLVAASVEGLKPEQVVVIDQFSRILSRTGRDPMVGASDTQKKAQREEEEHLVRQVTELLEPVVGIGKVRVTARVDLDFDKVKTNSEIFDPAGQVERSVKTLKEEENKRDGVAGVPGTPSNVPPINQGTPGQPGTDTKKKEETTTQYEISKTLKSVEQAPGNVRRLSLAVIVDDASKWEKDPKGNPVEKTAPRTAEELKKIGDQVAAAVGVDPKRGDKITVENMPFAPTTNPREEAEAKKQFWIDQGKQALPFVLYSILGLTVFFLIILPMLKRISAALNRPAPLRVRVGGGEAGEGGAAAPRKFTPVKSMAELEAEIEAELNAEGASSAPEAQRRSLIKKRIQESTLGDAETIASLVRSWMIEDGR from the coding sequence ATGGCCGACGAACCCAGCGTCACCCAGCAATTCACCCAGGCCCTCGAGAACATGACCGCCACCCAGAAGGGGATGGTGGCTGCCATTTGCTTGACCGCCCTCCTCGTGCTGGCCGGCCTCGGCATCTTCGCCAGCCAGGAGACCATGGGGGTCCTCTTCAGCAACCTGCCCCCCACGGACGCCAACCGCATCGTGGAGGAGCTGAAGAAGCAGAACATCAAGTACGAGCTGAGCCAGGACCAGCGGACGGTCAGTGTGCCGGCGAAGCGAGTGGGCGACCTCCGCCTCAAGTTCGCCGGCGACGGCCTGCCCCAGGGCGAGGGCATCGGGTTCGACAAGCTGGAGAACCCGGGCCTGACCACCACGGACTTCACCCAGAAGATCCTCTACCGCCGGGCCCTGGAGGGGACCCTGGCGGACACCATCAAGTCCCTGCAGCAGGTGGCCGGCGCCACCGTGCACATCACCCCCCAGAACGACAGCCCCTTCGCCACCGAGAAGGAGGAGGCCAAGGCCTCCGTCCTCCTGAAGCTGAAGGGGGGCCGGGCCCTGCCCGACGAGAACACCCAGGCCATCGTCAACTTGGTGGCCGCCAGCGTGGAGGGCCTCAAGCCCGAGCAGGTGGTGGTCATCGACCAGTTCAGCCGGATCCTCAGCCGGACGGGCCGGGATCCCATGGTGGGGGCCTCGGACACCCAGAAGAAGGCCCAGCGGGAGGAGGAGGAGCACCTCGTCCGCCAGGTCACCGAGCTCCTCGAGCCCGTCGTGGGCATCGGCAAGGTGCGGGTGACCGCCCGGGTGGACCTGGACTTCGACAAGGTGAAGACCAATTCCGAGATCTTCGACCCCGCCGGCCAGGTGGAGCGGAGCGTCAAGACCCTCAAGGAGGAGGAGAACAAGCGCGACGGCGTCGCCGGCGTGCCCGGGACCCCCTCCAACGTGCCCCCCATCAACCAGGGCACCCCCGGCCAGCCCGGCACCGACACCAAGAAGAAGGAAGAGACCACCACCCAGTACGAGATCTCCAAGACCCTCAAGTCCGTGGAGCAGGCCCCCGGGAACGTGCGCCGCCTGAGCCTGGCCGTCATCGTGGACGACGCCAGCAAGTGGGAGAAGGACCCCAAGGGCAACCCCGTAGAGAAGACCGCCCCCCGCACCGCCGAGGAGCTGAAGAAGATCGGCGACCAGGTGGCCGCGGCCGTGGGGGTGGATCCCAAGCGGGGCGACAAGATCACCGTGGAGAACATGCCCTTCGCGCCCACCACGAACCCCCGGGAGGAGGCGGAGGCCAAGAAGCAGTTCTGGATCGACCAGGGCAAGCAGGCGCTGCCGTTCGTCCTATATTCCATCCTGGGACTGACTGTTTTCTTCCTCATCATCCTGCCCATGCTCAAGCGCATTTCCGCCGCCCTGAACCGTCCCGCCCCCCTGCGCGTCCGCGTGGGCGGTGGTGAAGCGGGCGAAGGCGGGGCCGCGGCTCCCCGCAAGTTCACCCCCGTCAAGTCCATGGCCGAGCTGGAAGCCGAGATCGAGGCCGAACTCAACGCCGAGGGCGCCTCCTCGGCCCCCGAGGCCCAGCGGCGCAGCCTCATCAAGAAGCGCATCCAGGAGAGCACCCTGGGCGACGCCGAGACCATCGCCAGCCTGGTGCGGAGCTGGATGATCGAGGACGGGAGATAG